The following proteins come from a genomic window of Spongiibacter tropicus DSM 19543:
- the rplI gene encoding 50S ribosomal protein L9: MQVILLEKIGKLGDLGDQVNVKSGYGRNFLIPFGKAVPATDANVAEFEARRAELEAAAAEKRAEAEARAAKLAEVAVTIEANAGEGGKLFGSIGTRDIADAVSAAGVEINKSEVRMPEGPIREIGSFEIAIQLHSDVIQNVALTVVAE; encoded by the coding sequence ATGCAAGTGATTCTGCTTGAGAAAATTGGCAAGCTGGGTGATCTGGGCGACCAGGTCAATGTTAAGTCCGGCTACGGCCGTAACTTCCTGATTCCTTTCGGTAAGGCTGTGCCTGCAACCGACGCCAACGTGGCGGAGTTTGAAGCACGTCGCGCTGAGCTGGAAGCCGCTGCCGCTGAGAAGCGTGCAGAAGCTGAAGCTCGCGCTGCCAAGCTGGCGGAAGTTGCCGTGACCATCGAGGCGAATGCCGGTGAAGGTGGCAAACTGTTCGGCTCTATCGGTACTCGCGACATTGCTGATGCAGTGAGCGCGGCCGGTGTGGAGATCAACAAGAGCGAAGTGCGTATGCCCGAAGGTCCGATTCGTGAAATCGGCAGCTTCGAAATCGCAATTCAGCTGCACAGCGACGTTATTCAAAACGTTGCACTGACTGTCGTTGCCGAGTAA
- the tatC gene encoding twin-arginine translocase subunit TatC, with the protein MSLDADTDQGQPLVAHLTELRDRLLRVVLAVLICALALMPFSSEIYAFVAKPLQQYLPEGSGMIATEVASTFLAPFKLVLVSAICLAIPVILHQIWAFISPGMYRHEKRLAAPLLISSVMLFYLGLAFAYVVVFPLVFGFFSSIAPEGVAYTPDISRFLDTALKLFMAFGIAFEIPIATVLLISAGVVSPQKLREKRPHVIVVCFVFGMLLTPPDVISQMLLALPMWLLFEVGIFFGRFTENGRKKEEDQ; encoded by the coding sequence ATGAGTCTCGATGCCGATACTGATCAGGGTCAACCCCTGGTTGCCCACCTGACTGAGTTGCGTGATCGCCTGCTGCGCGTAGTGCTGGCGGTACTGATTTGCGCCCTGGCCCTCATGCCTTTCTCGTCGGAAATTTACGCCTTTGTGGCCAAGCCACTGCAACAGTATCTGCCTGAAGGCAGCGGCATGATCGCCACCGAAGTCGCCTCAACATTTCTGGCCCCCTTCAAACTGGTGCTCGTGTCCGCTATCTGCCTGGCCATCCCGGTAATACTCCATCAAATCTGGGCATTTATCTCGCCGGGCATGTACCGTCACGAAAAGCGACTCGCTGCGCCCCTGCTGATATCCAGCGTCATGTTGTTCTATCTCGGACTGGCCTTTGCCTATGTGGTGGTGTTTCCGCTGGTCTTTGGCTTTTTTAGCAGCATCGCCCCCGAGGGCGTTGCCTATACCCCGGATATCTCACGCTTTCTCGATACCGCACTGAAGCTATTTATGGCCTTTGGCATCGCCTTTGAGATCCCCATCGCGACAGTATTGCTGATCAGCGCTGGCGTCGTCAGCCCCCAAAAGCTGCGCGAGAAGCGCCCCCACGTTATCGTCGTGTGCTTTGTGTTCGGGATGCTGCTGACGCCACCCGACGTCATCTCGCAGATGCTGCTGGCCCTGCCGATGTGGCTGCTGTTTGAAGTAGGAATTTTCTTTGGCCGCTTTACCGAGAATGGCCGGAAGAAGGAAGAAGATCAGTAA
- a CDS encoding replication protein P, producing the protein MPDKDAVIDAINRMFAEFELVYHNQYNKAFATAEKLSYAKKLWFSNLCHIPPEQITAACHRAIRESEFLPTIKGILKYCEPDDTALGLPDAHSAYVEACRAASPKNEQHWSHPAVYHAGKQSDWYFLANNTEQQAFPIFRRHYLALCERVREGEALAPPQPEALPKPDPKPLPAEEQRRRMRELRSKLDI; encoded by the coding sequence ATGCCTGACAAAGATGCCGTCATTGACGCCATTAACCGCATGTTCGCGGAGTTTGAGCTGGTCTACCACAACCAGTACAACAAGGCCTTCGCCACCGCTGAAAAGCTGTCCTACGCCAAAAAACTGTGGTTCAGCAACCTCTGCCATATTCCGCCAGAGCAGATTACCGCCGCCTGTCACCGCGCCATTCGCGAGTCCGAATTCCTGCCAACGATCAAGGGCATTCTGAAATACTGCGAACCCGACGATACCGCGCTTGGACTGCCCGACGCCCACAGCGCCTACGTGGAAGCTTGCCGCGCAGCCTCACCCAAGAATGAACAGCACTGGTCGCACCCGGCGGTCTATCACGCGGGCAAGCAGAGCGACTGGTATTTCCTGGCTAACAACACCGAACAGCAGGCCTTCCCCATTTTTCGCCGCCACTACCTCGCCCTGTGCGAGCGGGTGCGCGAAGGCGAAGCGCTGGCCCCGCCGCAGCCCGAAGCCCTTCCCAAGCCCGACCCCAAGCCACTGCCCGCCGAGGAGCAACGCCGCCGTATGCGGGAGCTGCGCAGCAAACTGGATATCTGA
- a CDS encoding phosphoribosyl-ATP diphosphatase, translating into MSNSSALLEQLDAVLAERKNADADSSYVASLYHKGLNKILEKVGEEAVETVLAAKDAEHSGELSDVIYETADLWFHSMVMLQQLGADHRDVINELARRFGLSGHEEKAQRNKNNT; encoded by the coding sequence ATGAGTAACTCTTCCGCCCTACTGGAGCAACTGGACGCCGTCCTCGCCGAGCGCAAAAACGCTGACGCCGACAGCTCTTATGTCGCCAGCCTGTACCATAAAGGGCTGAACAAGATTCTCGAAAAAGTCGGCGAAGAAGCCGTGGAAACGGTTCTTGCTGCCAAAGATGCTGAACACAGCGGCGAGCTGTCCGACGTCATTTACGAAACCGCAGACCTGTGGTTTCACAGCATGGTAATGTTGCAGCAGCTCGGCGCAGACCATCGCGATGTAATCAACGAATTAGCGCGCCGCTTCGGGCTTTCCGGCCACGAAGAGAAAGCGCAACGCAACAAGAACAACACATAG
- the rpsR gene encoding 30S ribosomal protein S18, translating into MARFFRRRKFCRFTAEGVKQIDYKDLDTLKAYISETGKIVPSRITGTNAKYQRQLATAIKRARFLALLPYTDSHK; encoded by the coding sequence ATGGCACGTTTTTTCCGTCGTCGTAAGTTCTGCCGCTTTACTGCGGAAGGTGTTAAGCAGATCGATTACAAAGATCTGGACACCCTGAAAGCCTACATTTCAGAAACTGGCAAAATTGTTCCCAGCCGCATCACTGGAACCAATGCCAAGTACCAGCGCCAGCTGGCGACTGCCATCAAGCGCGCGCGCTTCCTGGCTCTGCTGCCGTACACCGACAGCCATAAATAA
- the rpsF gene encoding 30S ribosomal protein S6, which yields MRHYEIVFLVHPDQSEQVPGMVERYTQAIEKDGGKVHRLEDWGRRQLAYPINKIHKAHYVLINAEASAEAIDELTTNFRYNDAVLRNLIIRQDEAVTEESPIMKAEKESRERRSRSEQRTERREEQQPKDNAEAAEETAENSAE from the coding sequence ATGCGTCACTACGAAATCGTGTTCCTGGTCCACCCGGATCAGAGCGAGCAAGTACCGGGTATGGTCGAGCGCTATACTCAGGCCATCGAAAAAGACGGCGGTAAAGTTCACCGTCTGGAAGACTGGGGCCGTCGTCAACTGGCTTACCCCATCAACAAAATCCACAAAGCTCACTATGTGCTGATCAACGCTGAAGCCAGCGCTGAAGCGATCGACGAGCTGACCACTAACTTCCGTTACAACGACGCCGTACTGCGTAACCTCATTATCCGCCAGGATGAAGCTGTGACTGAAGAGTCGCCGATCATGAAGGCAGAGAAAGAGAGCCGTGAGCGTCGCAGCCGCAGCGAGCAGCGCACCGAGCGCCGCGAAGAGCAGCAGCCCAAAGACAACGCTGAAGCAGCCGAAGAAACGGCTGAAAACAGCGCTGAATAA
- a CDS encoding ubiquinone biosynthesis accessory factor UbiJ → MIPPMLSSAALAGLEDSVNRALRLDPRSAARLLELDGECFALHLQEPDLNLGLSVAGDRLRLMLTPPENPSTALRGRWSEFAAVATANDPAAALINGDIQVSGDTAPLLALRKLLSELELDWEQPLADAFGDVAAHQIGRGLRAGQKWLQNTGRNLRRQLGDFLLEESRLLPHPIQAEAFYRDIDELNARSERLEARIRRLRQKCQRPQ, encoded by the coding sequence GTGATTCCCCCCATGCTCAGCAGCGCCGCATTAGCCGGGCTGGAGGACAGTGTGAACCGTGCACTGCGCCTCGACCCGCGCAGCGCCGCACGCCTGCTTGAGCTGGATGGTGAGTGCTTCGCCCTGCACTTGCAGGAACCCGATTTGAACCTTGGACTAAGCGTCGCGGGCGACCGCCTGCGTCTGATGCTGACCCCACCGGAAAACCCCAGCACCGCCCTGCGTGGCCGGTGGAGCGAATTCGCCGCCGTCGCTACCGCCAACGACCCTGCCGCCGCGCTAATCAATGGCGATATTCAGGTCAGCGGCGATACCGCGCCGTTGCTGGCGCTGCGAAAATTGCTATCAGAACTTGAGCTGGACTGGGAGCAACCGCTGGCTGACGCCTTTGGCGATGTGGCGGCCCATCAGATAGGACGCGGCCTGCGCGCAGGCCAGAAATGGCTGCAGAACACTGGCCGCAATCTGCGCCGCCAGCTCGGCGATTTTTTGCTCGAAGAAAGCCGCTTGTTGCCCCACCCCATACAGGCGGAAGCCTTTTACCGCGATATCGATGAGCTCAACGCCCGCAGCGAACGCCTGGAAGCCCGTATCCGGCGCCTGCGGCAGAAGTGCCAGCGGCCGCAATAA
- the ubiB gene encoding ubiquinone biosynthesis regulatory protein kinase UbiB, with protein sequence MGLRRLLAILMIICRYRLDQLIPIEQLPWRARLLARLGPWRLFPTPSLSRGERLRLALESLGPIFIKFGQLLSTRRDLLPPDIADELAHLQDRVPPFPSTVAVGVIEKALGQGVDELFDNFQREALASASIAQVHCATLKTGQDVVVKVVRPGIERTIGEDIRLMQSIARLVKRHLPDGRRLRPEEVVEDYRHTIYDELDLQREGANTSQLRRNFANSDILYVPEVHWDYTRRNVLVIERIHGIPVTDVETLKAQGTDMKKLAERGVEIFFTQVFRDSFFHADMHPGNIFVAEGRPNSPQYIAIDCAIIGSLSDFDQYYLARNLLAIFQRNYREVAELHVECGWVPPTTKVHEFEAAIRSVSEPIFEKPLADISFGQLLIYLFQTARRFDMEVQPSLVLLQKTLLNIEGLGRQLYPQLDLWSTAMPFLERWIRDRYSPQTMLKRVSHRLPGWLEQLPQLPETLLERPSPHSSENELLRLQLQQVEQESQQRQRRHRNLGLGLFAIGAAYVAASPTAQQSLTQLPAGSIALAVVALYFFIRAR encoded by the coding sequence ATGGGCCTGCGACGGCTGCTCGCCATTCTGATGATTATCTGCCGCTATCGCCTGGATCAGCTCATACCGATCGAGCAGCTACCCTGGCGGGCGCGCCTGCTCGCCAGGCTTGGGCCTTGGCGCCTGTTCCCCACACCCTCGCTCAGCCGGGGGGAGCGGCTGCGGCTGGCGCTGGAATCCCTTGGCCCAATCTTCATCAAGTTTGGTCAGCTGCTGTCTACTCGCCGCGACCTGCTGCCCCCCGATATCGCAGACGAACTGGCCCATTTGCAGGACCGCGTCCCCCCATTTCCCAGCACCGTGGCCGTCGGCGTCATCGAAAAGGCACTAGGGCAAGGTGTCGACGAGCTGTTCGATAACTTCCAGCGCGAGGCCCTGGCTTCTGCCTCGATTGCTCAGGTCCACTGCGCCACGCTGAAAACCGGGCAAGACGTGGTCGTCAAGGTGGTTCGCCCGGGCATTGAGCGCACCATCGGCGAAGACATCCGGCTGATGCAGAGCATCGCACGTCTGGTAAAGCGCCACCTGCCTGATGGCCGACGCCTCCGCCCCGAAGAAGTGGTGGAAGACTACCGTCACACCATCTACGACGAGCTTGACCTGCAACGCGAAGGCGCCAACACCTCGCAACTGCGCCGCAACTTTGCCAACTCCGACATCCTCTACGTTCCCGAGGTGCACTGGGACTATACGCGCCGCAATGTACTGGTGATTGAGCGCATTCATGGCATCCCCGTCACCGACGTCGAAACCCTGAAAGCTCAGGGCACCGACATGAAAAAGCTCGCTGAACGCGGCGTGGAAATCTTCTTCACCCAGGTATTCCGCGACAGCTTTTTCCACGCCGACATGCACCCGGGGAATATTTTTGTGGCCGAGGGGCGGCCCAATTCGCCCCAGTACATCGCTATCGACTGCGCCATCATCGGCAGCCTCAGCGATTTCGACCAGTACTATCTGGCCCGCAACCTGCTCGCCATCTTTCAGCGTAACTACCGCGAGGTGGCCGAGTTGCACGTTGAATGCGGCTGGGTGCCCCCCACCACCAAAGTGCACGAATTTGAAGCCGCCATTCGCAGTGTCAGCGAACCGATTTTTGAGAAGCCTCTGGCCGACATCTCCTTTGGGCAATTGCTGATTTACCTGTTCCAGACCGCGCGCCGCTTTGACATGGAAGTACAGCCATCGCTGGTACTGCTGCAGAAGACCCTGCTGAATATTGAAGGACTGGGGCGCCAGCTCTATCCGCAACTCGACCTCTGGTCGACTGCCATGCCCTTTCTGGAGCGCTGGATACGTGATCGCTATTCGCCCCAGACCATGCTCAAGCGCGTCAGCCATCGACTTCCAGGCTGGCTGGAACAACTGCCGCAACTTCCGGAAACGCTGCTGGAGCGTCCTTCTCCCCATAGCAGCGAAAACGAATTACTGCGCCTGCAGTTGCAGCAGGTCGAGCAGGAGAGCCAGCAACGGCAACGTCGCCATCGCAACCTGGGCTTGGGCTTATTCGCCATCGGCGCCGCCTATGTTGCCGCCAGCCCGACGGCCCAGCAAAGCCTCACTCAACTGCCCGCCGGCAGTATCGCTCTCGCTGTCGTCGCATTGTATTTTTTTATTCGCGCCCGCTGA
- the rlmB gene encoding 23S rRNA (guanosine(2251)-2'-O)-methyltransferase RlmB: MKETIFGLHAVQTALQRRPESVESLMVMEGRRDKRLAAVLALAEQRGIPVRECHRKELDDRVDGRHQGVIALAEAPRQLGEKALPELVAAAGKDALLLVLDGVTDPHNLGACLRSADAAGVTAVIAPRDNSASLNPTVRKVACGAAEAVPFIQVTNLARSLRQLQEAGVWTIGLAGEAEQSLYECDLRGPVALIMGAEGAGMRRLTRECCDYLANLPMAGEVSSLNVSVATGVCLFEAVRQRR; the protein is encoded by the coding sequence GTGAAAGAAACGATTTTTGGTCTGCATGCGGTGCAGACCGCGCTTCAGCGACGCCCCGAAAGCGTTGAATCGCTGATGGTTATGGAAGGGCGCCGTGATAAGCGTCTGGCTGCGGTGCTGGCGCTGGCCGAGCAGCGGGGTATCCCGGTGCGAGAGTGCCACCGCAAGGAGCTGGATGACCGGGTTGATGGCCGCCATCAGGGTGTTATTGCGTTAGCAGAAGCGCCGCGTCAGTTGGGTGAAAAAGCCCTGCCGGAGCTTGTCGCTGCGGCAGGGAAAGATGCTCTGCTGCTGGTGCTGGATGGTGTGACCGATCCTCACAACCTCGGAGCTTGTCTGCGCAGTGCCGATGCCGCGGGGGTGACCGCGGTGATTGCACCTCGCGATAACTCGGCCAGCTTGAATCCAACGGTGCGCAAGGTCGCTTGCGGTGCGGCTGAAGCCGTGCCCTTTATTCAGGTCACGAATCTGGCTCGCAGCCTGCGTCAGCTCCAAGAGGCTGGGGTATGGACTATCGGGCTGGCTGGCGAAGCAGAGCAGTCTTTGTACGAATGCGATCTGCGCGGGCCGGTGGCGTTGATCATGGGGGCTGAGGGTGCGGGCATGCGCCGCCTGACGCGCGAGTGCTGTGATTATCTGGCCAATTTGCCGATGGCTGGAGAAGTGAGCAGCCTGAACGTGTCGGTCGCGACCGGGGTCTGTTTGTTCGAGGCCGTGCGCCAGCGCCGCTGA
- the hisI gene encoding phosphoribosyl-AMP cyclohydrolase: MTSPADVQWLDEVKWNNDGLVAAIAQDVHSGRVLMMAWMNPESLQLSVAEGRAVYWSRSRQALWRKGESSGHVQTLHDIALDCDGDALLLQVEQIGDIACHTGRQSCFYRGLQDGQWQTREAVIKDPASIYSK; the protein is encoded by the coding sequence ATGACCTCGCCCGCAGACGTGCAGTGGCTGGACGAAGTAAAGTGGAATAACGACGGCCTGGTGGCCGCCATTGCGCAGGATGTGCACAGCGGCCGCGTATTGATGATGGCCTGGATGAACCCGGAATCCCTGCAGCTGAGCGTTGCCGAGGGCCGCGCCGTCTACTGGTCTCGCTCTCGCCAGGCTCTGTGGCGCAAAGGCGAGAGTTCCGGCCATGTGCAGACCCTGCATGACATTGCACTGGACTGCGATGGCGACGCGCTGCTGCTGCAGGTCGAGCAGATCGGCGACATCGCCTGCCACACCGGGCGCCAAAGCTGTTTTTATCGCGGCCTGCAGGATGGCCAGTGGCAAACGCGGGAAGCCGTTATCAAAGACCCCGCCAGTATTTACAGCAAGTGA
- the dnaB gene encoding replicative DNA helicase, translating to MQADAYPDSPPEFDEGDFAKLKLPPHSLEAEQSVLGGLMIASEVWDSVADMVGEGDFFRPEHRRIFACMTHLVAQEQPIDVVTLAETLARNGELDEVGGTAYLAEIASNTPSVANIRAYAQAVRERAIFRSLIAAANSIADTSFNPEGRSSDEVLDEAERRIMQIAEERPKSGGLEPINPLLKQAVDKIDELFNNDEAITGLSTGFEKLDEMTSGLQKSDLVIVAARPSMGKTTFAMNLVENALLRYEQPILVFSMEMPASQLMMRMLSSVGKIDQTRVRSGKLEEEDWPKLSAAVSKLKDRPLYIDDTPALTPTEVRSRARKVLREHGSIGMIMLDYLQLMQVAGRSGEGRTAEISEISRSLKGIAKEFECPVVALSQLNRALEQRPNKRPVNSDLRESGAIEQDADVIMFIYRDEVYNEETQDKGVAEIIIGKQRNGPIGTARLGFIGKFTRFENLAFNDYEDY from the coding sequence GTGCAAGCTGACGCCTACCCCGATTCGCCACCCGAGTTTGACGAGGGTGACTTCGCCAAGCTGAAACTGCCGCCCCATTCTCTTGAGGCGGAGCAGTCGGTGCTGGGCGGGCTGATGATCGCCAGCGAGGTATGGGACTCCGTCGCCGACATGGTGGGCGAGGGCGATTTCTTCCGCCCGGAGCACCGCCGTATTTTCGCCTGCATGACACATTTGGTTGCCCAAGAGCAGCCGATTGATGTGGTTACGCTGGCGGAGACGCTGGCACGCAACGGTGAGCTGGATGAAGTCGGTGGCACCGCCTATCTGGCAGAAATCGCCAGCAATACCCCCTCTGTTGCCAACATTCGCGCCTATGCCCAGGCCGTGCGCGAGCGCGCGATTTTCCGCTCGCTGATTGCGGCAGCGAACTCGATTGCCGATACCAGCTTTAACCCCGAAGGACGCAGTAGCGACGAAGTGCTGGATGAAGCCGAGCGGCGCATCATGCAGATCGCCGAGGAGCGACCGAAGAGCGGGGGGCTGGAGCCGATCAATCCGCTGCTCAAGCAGGCGGTGGACAAGATTGATGAGCTGTTCAACAACGACGAAGCCATTACTGGTCTGAGTACGGGCTTTGAAAAACTCGACGAAATGACCTCGGGCTTGCAGAAGTCGGATCTGGTCATCGTTGCTGCCCGTCCGTCGATGGGTAAGACCACCTTCGCCATGAACCTGGTTGAAAATGCTTTGCTGCGCTACGAGCAGCCGATTCTGGTGTTCAGCATGGAGATGCCCGCCAGCCAGTTGATGATGCGGATGCTGTCCTCAGTGGGCAAAATTGACCAGACGCGGGTGCGCAGCGGCAAGCTAGAAGAAGAGGACTGGCCCAAGCTCAGCGCGGCGGTCAGCAAGTTGAAAGACCGTCCGTTATACATTGATGACACCCCGGCGCTGACGCCGACGGAAGTGCGCTCAAGAGCGCGCAAGGTACTGCGCGAGCATGGCAGTATCGGCATGATCATGCTCGATTATCTGCAGTTGATGCAGGTCGCCGGACGCAGTGGCGAAGGTCGGACGGCGGAAATTTCCGAGATTTCCCGCTCATTGAAAGGTATTGCGAAAGAATTCGAATGCCCGGTGGTCGCCCTTTCGCAGCTGAACCGTGCGCTGGAGCAACGGCCGAACAAGCGCCCGGTCAATTCAGACCTGCGGGAGTCCGGTGCGATTGAGCAGGACGCCGACGTCATCATGTTTATCTACCGCGACGAGGTCTACAACGAGGAAACTCAGGACAAGGGCGTGGCGGAAATCATCATTGGTAAGCAGCGGAACGGGCCCATTGGCACCGCCCGCCTGGGCTTTATCGGCAAGTTTACCCGCTTCGAAAACCTCGCGTTCAACGACTACGAAGATTACTGA
- the tatB gene encoding Sec-independent protein translocase protein TatB, giving the protein MFDIGFAELLLIAVVGLLVIGPERLPSAIRTTSLWLGRLRRSFSSMKQEIEREIGADEIRRQLHNESVMASLNESKDKLQGNLNAASDELRLLEQRLSPSSDTPNQEEEAAPSDALPDSDTPPSDTPSEESSSKPS; this is encoded by the coding sequence ATGTTCGATATCGGTTTCGCTGAACTGCTGCTGATAGCCGTTGTCGGCCTGCTGGTGATCGGCCCGGAGCGCCTGCCCAGTGCTATTCGCACGACCAGCCTCTGGCTGGGGCGCCTGCGCCGCAGCTTCTCCAGCATGAAGCAGGAAATCGAACGGGAAATCGGCGCCGACGAAATCCGGCGCCAGCTCCATAATGAATCGGTGATGGCCTCGCTGAACGAGAGCAAAGACAAGCTTCAAGGCAATCTGAACGCCGCCAGTGACGAGCTTCGTCTTCTGGAACAGCGGCTCAGCCCATCAAGCGACACGCCCAACCAAGAGGAAGAAGCCGCCCCCTCCGACGCGCTTCCTGATTCGGATACCCCACCGAGTGACACTCCTTCGGAAGAGAGTAGCAGTAAGCCCTCATGA
- the ubiE gene encoding bifunctional demethylmenaquinone methyltransferase/2-methoxy-6-polyprenyl-1,4-benzoquinol methylase UbiE, producing the protein MADNKTTHFGFRTVDQKDKVKMVAGVFHSVAGKYDLMNDLMSGGIHRLWKRFTIELSGVRSGNAVLDIAGGTGDLAAKFSRIVGAEGKVVLADINDSMLQVGREKLTNQGIVGNIEYVQANAECLPFPDNSFDCITIAFGLRNVTDKDAALRSMLRVLKPGGRLLVLEFSKPKSELLSKVYDRYSFDVLPRMGQLITNDAESYRYLAESIRMHPDQDTLKSMMEEAGFTEVRYHNMTGGIVAVHRGVKP; encoded by the coding sequence ATGGCAGACAATAAAACCACCCATTTCGGCTTCAGAACCGTCGACCAGAAAGACAAAGTCAAAATGGTTGCCGGCGTATTCCACTCCGTCGCGGGCAAATACGACCTGATGAACGACCTGATGTCGGGCGGCATCCACCGTTTGTGGAAACGTTTCACCATCGAACTGTCAGGCGTGCGCAGCGGCAATGCCGTCCTCGACATCGCCGGCGGCACCGGCGACCTCGCCGCCAAATTCAGCCGTATTGTCGGCGCCGAAGGCAAGGTTGTACTGGCCGACATTAACGATTCCATGCTGCAAGTGGGCCGCGAGAAGCTGACCAACCAGGGCATCGTCGGCAACATTGAGTACGTGCAGGCCAACGCCGAGTGCCTGCCCTTCCCTGACAACAGCTTTGACTGCATCACCATCGCCTTCGGGCTGCGCAACGTCACCGACAAAGACGCCGCGCTGCGCTCCATGCTAAGAGTGCTCAAGCCCGGCGGCCGACTGCTGGTACTGGAGTTTTCCAAACCCAAAAGCGAATTGCTGAGCAAGGTCTACGATCGCTACTCCTTCGACGTGCTGCCCCGTATGGGACAACTGATCACCAACGATGCCGAGAGCTACCGCTACCTCGCCGAGAGTATTCGCATGCACCCCGACCAGGACACGCTCAAAAGCATGATGGAAGAAGCTGGCTTCACTGAGGTTCGCTACCACAACATGACGGGCGGCATCGTGGCCGTGCACCGGGGCGTGAAGCCGTGA
- a CDS encoding DnaT-like ssDNA-binding domain-containing protein, which produces MSAPLLERPLLVSPTLAATIGLECALLYQLLIEWQPLLEARPRQGQDWYLLDRERLQAQLPFWQPRDIDRIFQQLHDQGLIIIGSALISNARNLRLAFPGREAAPSTSAQQAPASPPATAPSRASSPVPGKQCISADWQPDPAALEYLQRFSRIPSTFIDACLPEFIAHYRESGEARSSWSSTFSQFVSRRWKKQQYQEIEQAREQVLDNDWRPSQDAWEILLRDGISQHFIEDALPEFILYWRERGTADSNWNSRFLQHIRLQWARYTNAVSHEQAFVPISSQWQPSPEVFEILQMAKIDTDFARRQIPEFILYWRDSGQPQRSWNTKFLQHVKYRWAHSHQLDKHDARQQQAPGAGQAATGFIAKHTDRSWADGL; this is translated from the coding sequence ATGTCGGCGCCACTGCTCGAAAGACCGCTACTTGTCTCCCCCACCCTGGCCGCAACCATTGGCCTGGAGTGCGCGCTGCTGTATCAACTGCTGATCGAATGGCAACCCCTGCTTGAAGCCCGCCCCCGCCAGGGGCAAGACTGGTATCTGCTTGACCGAGAGCGCCTACAGGCACAGCTGCCTTTCTGGCAGCCCAGAGACATCGACCGGATATTCCAGCAGCTCCATGATCAGGGGCTCATTATTATCGGCAGCGCCCTGATCAGCAACGCCCGCAATCTGCGATTGGCCTTTCCAGGACGCGAAGCCGCGCCGTCAACATCTGCACAACAAGCCCCGGCATCGCCTCCGGCAACAGCACCATCGCGCGCCAGCAGCCCCGTTCCCGGCAAACAATGTATCAGCGCCGACTGGCAGCCCGACCCGGCCGCACTGGAATATTTGCAGCGCTTCAGCCGCATTCCTTCGACCTTTATTGACGCCTGCCTGCCGGAGTTTATTGCCCACTACCGCGAGAGCGGCGAGGCACGAAGTTCCTGGAGCAGCACCTTCAGCCAGTTTGTCAGCCGTCGCTGGAAAAAACAGCAGTATCAGGAAATTGAACAGGCCCGGGAGCAGGTACTCGACAACGACTGGCGACCCAGCCAGGACGCCTGGGAAATTCTGCTGCGCGACGGTATCAGCCAGCACTTTATTGAAGACGCCCTGCCGGAATTCATTCTCTATTGGCGGGAACGCGGCACCGCTGACAGCAACTGGAACTCGCGTTTTTTGCAGCATATTCGCCTGCAGTGGGCGCGCTACACCAATGCGGTCAGCCACGAACAGGCCTTTGTGCCGATCAGCTCGCAATGGCAACCCAGTCCCGAGGTGTTTGAAATTCTGCAAATGGCCAAGATCGACACCGATTTTGCCCGCCGCCAAATTCCCGAATTTATTCTCTACTGGCGCGACAGCGGCCAGCCGCAGCGCTCCTGGAATACAAAATTCCTGCAGCATGTAAAATACCGCTGGGCACACAGTCACCAACTGGACAAACACGATGCGCGACAGCAACAAGCTCCTGGAGCAGGCCAAGCAGCAACTGGCTTCATCGCCAAACACACCGACCGCAGCTGGGCAGACGGGCTCTGA
- the tatA gene encoding Sec-independent protein translocase subunit TatA: protein MGLGGISIWQLLIILAIVVLLFGTKKLKNIGSDLGGAVKGFKDSLDGEDKAKNIEQQESAEGEKTEADTQQKNESR from the coding sequence ATGGGACTTGGTGGAATTAGTATCTGGCAACTGCTGATCATTCTCGCAATCGTTGTGCTGCTGTTCGGCACAAAGAAACTGAAGAACATCGGCAGCGACCTCGGCGGTGCCGTCAAAGGCTTCAAAGACAGCCTGGACGGTGAAGACAAGGCCAAGAATATCGAGCAGCAGGAAAGCGCGGAAGGCGAAAAGACCGAAGCCGACACGCAGCAAAAGAACGAGTCTCGCTAA